In the Micromonospora narathiwatensis genome, one interval contains:
- a CDS encoding WGR domain-containing protein: MSQETTYLELSEVDGGAHKFYEVVVEDTAMTVRYGRIGDQGQAKTTSYPDNARARAAAAKKIGEKVRKGYAPAVPGVRQKRAVSRRQIVSTRSTARTAPVLWRYDSGAPAFGIFIDGQSCMVGNEHGVITTLGHDARVLNQVRLPDGVKCIVADDAWIYAGCDDGNVYDLSGKVPRVAYAIAPDIDIYWLDIHDGVLGVSDREGGIAAVDHEDEFLWRRPGRGRSAWMVRCDPDAVYHGHSQGVTGYDWRTGRELWHTRTGAVLFGWQERDTVFAGTGTREVVRLRKDGRAERTYRCDAAVFSCATAEGGRYVFAGDSASSIYCFDAAGNRLWKLGTGCGSAYSMQYHEERLYVVTTSGHLACIDASEPAIRAAEAGSVPEVVDVKAPARLPEPAAWTTVEVTTDDRSGVVVQCVEDGGRLRIHVLSDGYRRDWSVQFPKGIREPGARYLVTEIRESGRGGFYRAYGDIRRLR; this comes from the coding sequence ATGTCGCAGGAGACGACCTACCTCGAACTGTCCGAAGTGGACGGAGGAGCGCACAAGTTCTACGAGGTCGTGGTGGAGGACACCGCGATGACCGTGCGCTACGGCCGGATCGGCGACCAGGGCCAGGCCAAGACCACCAGCTACCCGGACAACGCCCGCGCCCGGGCCGCCGCCGCGAAGAAGATCGGCGAGAAGGTCCGCAAGGGGTACGCCCCCGCGGTACCCGGCGTACGCCAGAAGCGGGCGGTCTCCCGCCGGCAGATCGTCAGCACCCGCTCCACCGCCCGCACCGCCCCGGTCCTCTGGCGGTACGACTCGGGCGCGCCCGCGTTCGGCATCTTCATCGACGGGCAGAGCTGCATGGTGGGCAACGAGCACGGGGTGATCACCACGTTGGGCCACGACGCCCGGGTGCTGAACCAGGTCCGGCTCCCCGACGGGGTGAAGTGCATCGTCGCCGACGACGCCTGGATCTACGCCGGCTGCGACGACGGCAACGTCTACGACCTCTCCGGCAAGGTGCCCCGGGTGGCGTACGCGATCGCCCCGGACATCGACATCTACTGGCTGGACATCCACGACGGCGTGCTCGGCGTCTCCGACCGCGAGGGCGGCATCGCCGCGGTCGACCACGAGGACGAGTTCCTCTGGCGCCGGCCGGGACGGGGCCGGTCCGCCTGGATGGTCCGCTGCGATCCCGACGCGGTCTACCACGGGCACTCCCAGGGGGTCACCGGCTACGACTGGCGTACCGGGCGGGAGCTGTGGCACACCCGGACCGGGGCGGTGCTCTTCGGCTGGCAGGAGCGGGACACCGTGTTCGCCGGCACCGGCACCCGCGAGGTGGTACGGCTGCGCAAGGACGGACGCGCCGAGCGGACGTACCGCTGCGACGCGGCGGTCTTCTCCTGCGCCACGGCCGAGGGCGGCCGGTACGTCTTCGCCGGCGACAGCGCGTCCTCGATCTACTGCTTCGACGCGGCCGGCAACCGGCTGTGGAAGCTCGGCACCGGCTGCGGCTCGGCGTACTCGATGCAGTATCACGAGGAGCGGCTCTACGTGGTCACCACCAGCGGCCACCTGGCCTGCATCGACGCCAGCGAGCCGGCGATCCGGGCGGCCGAGGCGGGCAGCGTGCCCGAGGTCGTGGACGTCAAGGCCCCGGCCCGGCTCCCCGAGCCGGCCGCCTGGACCACCGTGGAGGTGACCACCGACGACCGGTCCGGCGTGGTGGTGCAGTGCGTCGAGGACGGCGGCCGGCTGCGCATCCACGTGCTCTCGGACGGCTACCGCCGGGACTGGTCGGTGCAGTTCCCCAAGGGCATCCGGGAGCCGGGCGCCCGCTACCTGGTCACCGAGATCCGGGAGTCCGGCCGGGGCGGCTTCTACCGGGCGTACGGCGACATCCGCCGGCTGCGCTGA
- a CDS encoding aminoglycoside phosphotransferase family protein, with the protein MEIPESLRWTERIPAGRAWRTALPQRLAECVDRWDLRAVGRPFGYAFASLAVPAELPDGTAAVLKLQYPDADSVHEATALAYWAGAGAIRLLAHDARRRALLVERCVPGDALRELPLDAALDVVVELLPRLGVPAGAPFTPLAEEAAGWAERMPANWDRANRPYERRLVDTALGLLADLVPSQGEQVLVNQDLHAGNVLRAAREPWLAIDPKPLAGEREFAPVPMVRGAELGHSPEAVRYRLDRLSAELGLDRERVRGWTIVHTTAWSIAGDQVFAGNVEVVRWLLDAD; encoded by the coding sequence ATGGAGATCCCTGAGAGCCTGCGGTGGACCGAACGGATCCCGGCCGGCCGGGCGTGGCGGACGGCGCTGCCGCAGCGGCTGGCGGAGTGTGTCGATCGGTGGGATCTCCGGGCGGTGGGACGCCCGTTCGGGTACGCCTTCGCCTCGCTGGCGGTGCCGGCCGAGCTGCCCGACGGCACGGCGGCGGTGCTGAAACTCCAGTACCCGGACGCGGACAGCGTGCACGAGGCGACCGCGCTGGCGTACTGGGCCGGGGCCGGCGCGATCCGGCTGCTGGCCCACGACGCGCGGCGCCGGGCGCTGCTGGTCGAGCGCTGCGTGCCCGGCGACGCGCTGCGCGAGCTGCCCCTGGACGCGGCCCTGGACGTGGTGGTCGAGTTGCTCCCCCGGCTCGGCGTGCCGGCCGGCGCGCCGTTCACCCCGCTCGCCGAGGAGGCGGCCGGCTGGGCGGAACGGATGCCGGCCAACTGGGACCGGGCCAACCGCCCGTACGAGCGGCGGCTGGTGGACACCGCGCTCGGGCTGCTCGCCGACCTGGTGCCCAGCCAGGGCGAGCAGGTGCTGGTCAACCAGGACCTGCACGCCGGCAACGTGCTCCGGGCCGCCCGGGAACCGTGGCTGGCCATCGACCCGAAGCCGCTGGCCGGCGAGCGGGAGTTCGCACCGGTGCCGATGGTGCGCGGGGCGGAGCTGGGGCACTCGCCCGAAGCGGTGCGGTACCGGCTGGACCGGCTCAGCGCCGAGCTGGGCCTCGACCGGGAGCGGGTGCGGGGCTGGACGATCGTGCACACCACGGCCTGGAGCATCGCCGGGGATCAGGTGTTCGCCGGCAACGTCGAGGTGGTCCGCTGGCTGCTCGACGCGGACTGA
- a CDS encoding Fpg/Nei family DNA glycosylase, with amino-acid sequence MPEGHTIHRLAARHAELFAGDKVHTASPQGRFAEGAARLTGNVLDGTEAYGKHLLHHYAGELTLHVHLGLYGKFADGPGEPPPPVGQIRLRLNSDRHWVDLRGPTACELLTPPEVAALRDRLGPDPLRADADPDRAYARIRRSGTPLAALLLDQSVVAGTGLIFVTEALFRAGLPPDRPGRALTPTGWAELWADLVDLMTLAVRRGRIDTVRPAHLPEAMGRPPRVDRHGGEVYVYRRPGAPCHVCGTGISRGDLAGRNLYWCPTCQPG; translated from the coding sequence GTGCCAGAGGGACACACCATCCACCGCCTGGCGGCCCGGCACGCCGAGCTGTTCGCCGGCGACAAGGTGCACACCGCCAGCCCGCAGGGCCGCTTCGCCGAGGGCGCGGCCCGGCTCACCGGAAACGTCCTCGACGGCACCGAGGCGTACGGCAAGCACCTGCTGCACCACTACGCCGGCGAGCTGACCCTGCACGTGCACCTCGGGCTGTACGGGAAGTTCGCCGACGGCCCCGGCGAGCCGCCGCCCCCGGTGGGGCAGATCCGGCTGCGCCTCAACAGCGACCGGCACTGGGTCGACCTGCGCGGCCCGACCGCCTGTGAACTGCTCACCCCGCCCGAGGTGGCGGCGCTGCGCGACCGGCTCGGCCCGGACCCGCTCCGCGCCGACGCCGACCCGGATCGGGCGTACGCGCGGATCCGGCGCAGCGGCACCCCGCTGGCGGCGCTGCTGCTGGACCAGTCGGTGGTGGCCGGCACCGGCCTGATCTTCGTGACCGAGGCGCTGTTCCGGGCCGGGCTGCCGCCCGACCGGCCGGGCCGGGCGCTGACCCCGACCGGCTGGGCGGAACTCTGGGCGGACCTGGTCGACCTGATGACCCTCGCCGTGCGGCGCGGCCGGATCGACACCGTACGCCCGGCGCACCTGCCGGAGGCGATGGGTCGCCCGCCCCGGGTCGACCGGCACGGCGGCGAGGTGTACGTCTACCGCCGCCCCGGCGCGCCCTGCCACGTCTGCGGCACCGGGATCAGCCGCGGCGACCTGGCCGGCCGCAACCTCTACTGGTGCCCCACCTGCCAGCCCGGCTGA
- a CDS encoding DMT family transporter, with amino-acid sequence MMSRRNAPASSTDVNDDGSAVADRVDGRPVATDRDKERTTYRKGATATDAERRAAERATTARAATTGRPLGADARPTDPDPTQERTVDLDRDGRPDRPVERADAGLTAPVALGPKPRASLLATLGLIVSVVGALFVVSGTLAGYGIGLGAVGAVLAVLGLVATRRRHVAGTTDALIGVAVGLGAVVLGIVALTGQFDWPTTDGEWVGRFREWLDSQFAATF; translated from the coding sequence ATGATGTCCCGCCGGAACGCCCCGGCGAGCAGTACGGATGTGAACGACGACGGCAGCGCGGTCGCGGACCGGGTGGACGGCCGACCGGTGGCCACCGACCGCGACAAGGAACGGACGACGTACCGGAAGGGCGCGACCGCCACCGACGCGGAGCGGCGCGCGGCGGAGCGGGCCACCACGGCGCGGGCGGCCACCACCGGGCGGCCGCTGGGCGCGGACGCCCGGCCCACCGACCCGGACCCGACCCAGGAACGGACCGTCGACCTGGACCGGGACGGTCGCCCGGACCGGCCGGTGGAACGCGCCGACGCCGGACTGACGGCTCCCGTGGCCCTCGGCCCGAAGCCCCGGGCCAGCCTGCTGGCCACCCTCGGCCTGATCGTCTCGGTGGTCGGCGCCCTGTTCGTGGTCTCCGGCACCCTGGCCGGCTACGGCATCGGGCTGGGCGCGGTGGGTGCGGTGCTCGCCGTGCTCGGCCTGGTCGCCACCCGCCGCCGGCACGTGGCCGGCACGACCGACGCGCTGATCGGCGTGGCGGTCGGCCTGGGCGCCGTGGTGCTCGGCATCGTCGCCCTGACCGGTCAGTTCGACTGGCCGACCACCGACGGCGAGTGGGTCGGCCGATTCCGGGAGTGGCTTGATTCACAGTTCGCCGCGACGTTCTGA
- a CDS encoding winged helix-turn-helix transcriptional regulator: MVAPLAPDMFDELCPSDLTPIRFGDKWAGMIIRCLEGGPRRFSELRVPLRGVTAKVLTRSLRKLEQDGLVRRTVHAAPTRRVEYALTPLGRSLLGPIEVACAWAREHWDELIDAREGVVAAD, translated from the coding sequence ATGGTCGCCCCGCTCGCCCCGGACATGTTCGACGAGCTCTGCCCGTCGGACCTGACGCCGATCCGGTTCGGGGACAAGTGGGCCGGCATGATCATCCGCTGCCTGGAGGGCGGACCCCGGCGGTTCTCGGAGCTGCGGGTGCCGCTGCGGGGCGTCACCGCGAAGGTGCTCACCCGGTCGCTGCGGAAGCTGGAGCAGGACGGGCTGGTCCGGCGTACGGTCCATGCCGCACCCACCCGCCGGGTCGAGTACGCGCTCACCCCGCTGGGCCGCAGTCTGCTCGGCCCGATCGAGGTCGCCTGCGCCTGGGCACGGGAGCACTGGGACGAACTGATCGACGCGCGCGAGGGCGTCGTCGCGGCGGACTGA
- a CDS encoding NAD(P)-dependent oxidoreductase has translation MSRIIVFGAGGRAGRAAVRQARDRGHRVTAVLRAPARHPDLSADGEVTVVPGDVTDADRVADLAAGHDAVVHAAADLAAPPDVFFPAAARALLGGLGRAGVDRLLVVGLASVLPTAAGVPLLDVPGYPQEYRTFCLGHGAGTEVLRRDGAAVDWLVLSPAGDFDHGGTPTGRYRFTPGEATSRITYADLAVALLDEIETPRHRQLHLGVERA, from the coding sequence ATGAGCAGGATCATCGTCTTCGGCGCCGGGGGCCGGGCCGGCCGGGCCGCGGTACGCCAGGCGCGCGACCGGGGGCACCGGGTCACCGCGGTGCTCCGCGCCCCGGCCCGCCACCCCGACCTGTCCGCCGACGGGGAGGTGACGGTGGTCCCCGGGGACGTCACCGACGCGGACCGGGTCGCCGACCTGGCCGCCGGGCACGATGCGGTGGTCCATGCGGCGGCCGACCTGGCCGCGCCACCCGACGTCTTCTTCCCGGCGGCGGCGCGGGCGCTGCTGGGCGGACTCGGCCGGGCCGGGGTGGACCGCCTGCTGGTGGTCGGGCTCGCCTCGGTGCTGCCGACCGCGGCCGGCGTGCCGCTGCTGGACGTGCCGGGCTACCCGCAGGAGTATCGGACCTTCTGCCTGGGGCACGGGGCGGGGACCGAGGTGCTGCGGCGCGACGGTGCGGCCGTCGACTGGCTGGTGCTCAGCCCGGCCGGGGACTTCGACCACGGCGGCACGCCGACCGGCCGCTACCGGTTCACGCCGGGCGAGGCCACGAGCCGGATCACGTACGCGGATCTGGCGGTGGCGCTGCTGGACGAGATCGAGACGCCCCGGCACCGACAGCTCCACCTCGGGGTGGAGCGGGCCTGA
- the ddaH gene encoding dimethylargininase, with protein MTTDATRQRFLMCRPTHFAVDYAINPWMDPTAPVDADLAIRQWEQLRQTYVDLGHEVELIDPVVGLPDMVFAANGGTVIDGKAMAVQFRDPQRADEAPAYRAWFEAAGFEMYDPKHVNEGEGDVLLAGDHLLAGTGFRTAHASHAQLQEVFGYPVVTMQLVDPRFYHLDTALTVLDERTVAYLPEAFSPGSQAVLRRLFPDAIHATMADAEVLGLNAVSDGRHVVLPAQATDLAAKLRDRGYQTIGIDLSELRKAGGGPKCCTLRLRQGKAVK; from the coding sequence ATGACGACGGACGCAACCCGCCAGCGCTTCCTGATGTGCCGGCCGACGCACTTCGCCGTCGACTACGCGATCAACCCGTGGATGGACCCCACCGCGCCGGTCGACGCCGACCTGGCGATCCGGCAGTGGGAGCAGCTCCGCCAGACGTACGTCGATCTGGGCCACGAGGTCGAGCTGATCGACCCGGTCGTCGGCCTGCCGGACATGGTCTTCGCCGCCAACGGCGGCACGGTGATCGACGGCAAGGCGATGGCGGTGCAGTTCCGCGACCCGCAGCGCGCCGACGAGGCCCCCGCCTACCGCGCCTGGTTCGAGGCCGCCGGCTTCGAGATGTACGACCCGAAGCACGTCAACGAGGGTGAGGGCGACGTCCTGCTGGCCGGCGACCACCTGCTCGCCGGCACCGGGTTCCGCACCGCGCACGCCTCGCACGCGCAGTTGCAGGAGGTCTTCGGCTACCCGGTGGTCACCATGCAGCTCGTGGACCCCCGCTTCTACCACCTGGACACCGCGCTCACCGTGCTCGACGAGCGGACCGTGGCGTACCTGCCGGAGGCGTTCTCGCCGGGCAGCCAGGCGGTGCTCCGCCGGCTCTTCCCGGACGCGATCCACGCCACCATGGCCGACGCCGAGGTGCTGGGGCTGAACGCGGTCAGCGACGGGCGGCACGTGGTGCTGCCCGCCCAGGCCACCGACCTCGCCGCCAAGCTGCGCGACCGGGGCTACCAGACCATCGGGATCGACCTCTCCGAGCTGCGCAAGGCCGGGGGCGGACCGAAGTGCTGCACGTTGCGACTCCGTCAGGGAAAGGCAGTCAAGTGA
- the rocD gene encoding ornithine--oxo-acid transaminase, which translates to MIDDMLRTPSAVRDAERHTAHNYHPLPVVISSAEGSWLTDVDGRRYLDCLAGYSALNFGHRHPKLIEAAHAQLDRLTLTSRAFIHDQFADFCRELAELCGKDLVLPMNTGAEAVETGIKVARKWGYQVKGVAPGQANIVVAEGNFHGRTTTIVSFSTDEDARADFGPYTPGFTVVPYGDLDALTAAIDENTVAVLLEPIQGEQGVVVPAEGYLPGVRRVCTERNVLFIADEIQSGLGRTGATFACDHEGVVPDMYLLGKALGGGIVPVSAVAANADVLGVLKPGQHGSTFGGNPLACAVATEVVRLLATGEFQRRSAELGERLHAGLRGLIGKGLVAVRGRGLWAGLDIDPALMTGREACERLMERGVLAKDTHGSTIRLAPPLVITEEEIDHAVAQLAAVLEG; encoded by the coding sequence ATCATCGACGACATGCTGCGGACGCCGTCCGCGGTACGGGACGCAGAACGCCACACGGCACACAACTACCACCCGCTGCCCGTGGTGATCTCGTCCGCCGAGGGCTCCTGGCTGACCGACGTGGACGGCCGCCGCTACCTGGACTGCCTGGCCGGCTACTCGGCGCTGAACTTCGGCCACCGGCACCCGAAGCTGATCGAGGCCGCGCACGCGCAGCTCGACCGGCTCACCCTGACCAGCCGCGCGTTCATCCACGACCAGTTCGCCGACTTCTGCCGGGAGCTGGCCGAGCTGTGCGGCAAGGACCTGGTGCTGCCGATGAACACCGGCGCCGAGGCGGTGGAGACCGGCATCAAGGTCGCCCGCAAGTGGGGCTATCAGGTCAAGGGCGTGGCCCCGGGCCAGGCGAACATCGTGGTCGCTGAGGGCAACTTCCACGGCCGGACCACGACCATCGTCAGCTTCTCCACCGACGAGGACGCCCGCGCCGACTTCGGGCCGTACACCCCGGGCTTCACGGTCGTCCCGTACGGCGACCTGGACGCGCTGACCGCCGCGATCGACGAGAACACCGTCGCCGTGCTGCTCGAACCGATCCAGGGCGAGCAGGGCGTCGTGGTGCCCGCGGAGGGCTACCTGCCGGGCGTACGCCGGGTCTGCACCGAGCGGAACGTGCTCTTCATCGCCGACGAGATCCAGTCGGGTCTGGGGCGGACCGGTGCGACGTTCGCCTGCGACCACGAGGGCGTCGTCCCGGACATGTACCTGCTGGGCAAGGCGCTCGGCGGCGGCATCGTGCCGGTCTCCGCGGTGGCCGCCAACGCCGACGTGCTCGGCGTGCTCAAGCCGGGCCAGCACGGCTCGACGTTCGGCGGCAACCCGCTGGCCTGCGCCGTCGCCACCGAGGTGGTCCGACTGCTCGCCACCGGCGAGTTCCAGCGGCGCTCGGCCGAGCTGGGCGAGCGGCTGCACGCCGGCCTGCGCGGCCTGATCGGCAAGGGCCTGGTCGCCGTCCGGGGCCGGGGCCTCTGGGCCGGCCTGGACATCGACCCGGCGCTGATGACCGGCCGGGAGGCCTGCGAGCGGCTGATGGAGCGCGGCGTCCTGGCCAAGGACACCCACGGCTCGACCATCCGGCTCGCCCCGCCGCTGGTGATCACCGAGGAGGAGATCGACCACGCGGTGGCCCAGCTCGCCGCCGTACTGGAGGGCTGA
- a CDS encoding FHA domain-containing protein: MRFEISKVLDAIEGRVCTDPSLARAVVDLAEVIRWQDLDGGRPASLLRLGMVIDALSRQLEEDSVPVYAIVHRALLSDADLTSNERMVVRRWADDGLVEVLDHPGDRMLEVADLLGLPVLSRVRFDGLGGRYPWLGQAGRVLAPVPGAGGPVFIAHVGGGQSPASGSRSPAGVKLLARQWRCPESGCALFGSGGGGGAFADLARVDRAPAGQPPPALRKGVPTCPRHGARLGDTGPRPRTEVLAVRIGGLIRRRFALTEAQPVLVGRAPDSSGGVVLGQWLNDEARRWISRSHVRFELRAGRGEVVVTDTSTNGSGVRPGGSMAEPDRIALAPQQSRVLADGDLVELYPGVQIGRAAELASDAKFSPNSVMAEAPTMAMRLPRP, from the coding sequence ATGAGATTCGAGATCAGCAAGGTGCTCGACGCCATCGAGGGACGGGTCTGCACCGACCCCTCGCTGGCCCGGGCCGTGGTGGACCTGGCCGAGGTGATCCGCTGGCAGGACCTGGACGGTGGGCGGCCGGCCAGCCTGCTGCGGCTCGGCATGGTGATCGACGCCCTTTCCCGCCAGTTGGAGGAGGACAGCGTCCCGGTCTACGCGATCGTGCACCGGGCCCTGCTCTCCGACGCCGACCTGACCTCCAACGAACGGATGGTGGTCCGGCGCTGGGCCGACGACGGCCTGGTCGAGGTGCTGGACCACCCCGGCGACCGGATGCTGGAGGTGGCCGACCTGCTCGGGCTGCCGGTGCTCAGCCGGGTCCGTTTCGACGGGCTGGGCGGTCGCTACCCGTGGCTCGGTCAGGCCGGGCGGGTGCTCGCGCCGGTGCCCGGCGCGGGTGGCCCGGTGTTCATCGCGCACGTCGGGGGCGGGCAGAGCCCGGCCTCCGGCAGTCGGTCGCCGGCCGGCGTGAAGCTGCTGGCCCGGCAGTGGCGCTGCCCCGAGTCCGGCTGCGCGCTCTTCGGCAGCGGCGGGGGCGGCGGTGCCTTCGCCGACCTGGCCCGGGTCGACCGCGCCCCGGCCGGGCAGCCGCCACCAGCCCTGCGCAAGGGCGTGCCGACCTGCCCCCGGCACGGCGCCCGGCTGGGCGACACCGGGCCCCGGCCGCGTACCGAGGTGCTGGCGGTCCGGATCGGCGGGCTGATCCGGCGGCGGTTCGCGCTTACCGAGGCCCAGCCGGTGCTGGTCGGGCGGGCGCCGGACTCCTCCGGCGGGGTCGTGCTCGGCCAGTGGCTCAACGACGAGGCGCGGCGCTGGATCAGCCGCAGCCACGTCCGGTTCGAACTGCGGGCCGGCCGAGGCGAGGTGGTCGTGACCGACACCAGCACCAACGGCTCGGGCGTGCGACCAGGCGGCTCGATGGCCGAACCGGACCGGATCGCGCTGGCCCCGCAGCAGTCCCGGGTGCTGGCCGACGGCGACCTCGTCGAGCTGTACCCGGGCGTGCAGATCGGCCGCGCCGCGGAGCTGGCCAGCGACGCGAAGTTCAGCCCCAACTCGGTGATGGCCGAGGCACCCACCATGGCGATGCGGCTGCCGCGTCCCTGA
- a CDS encoding fatty acid desaturase family protein, translating to MTSSTLTAPPSRRGSDYARLSRRIAEAGLLVRRPGWYAARIGLTLGAFLAGWAVVVAVGDSWAQLLLAVGMAVATTQVAFLGHDAGHRQMFRRRGASELAGLIAGNLAVGLSYGWWVDKHNRHHANPNHTDEDPDVGAGALVWTYEQAAATRGVGRWLARRQAWLFFPLLLLEGLALHVASVRALTGRENGRWTTPVRHRAVEALLLLAHAVGYLGLLFAVMSPGKALLFVAVHQGLWGLYMGCAFAPNHKGMPMPTAEDDLDFLRKQVLTSRNVRGGRFVDVALGALNYQIEHHLFPNMPRANLRRARPIVRAYCAEQGIPYAETGLVESYRQALAHLHEVGRPLRAG from the coding sequence ATGACCTCATCGACGTTGACGGCGCCACCGAGCCGGCGGGGCAGCGACTACGCGCGGCTGTCCCGCCGGATCGCCGAGGCCGGGTTGCTCGTCCGCCGGCCGGGCTGGTACGCGGCCCGGATCGGGCTCACCCTGGGCGCCTTCCTGGCCGGCTGGGCGGTGGTGGTGGCGGTCGGCGACTCCTGGGCGCAGCTGCTGCTGGCGGTCGGGATGGCGGTGGCCACCACCCAGGTCGCGTTCCTCGGGCACGACGCCGGTCACCGGCAGATGTTCCGCCGGCGCGGCGCGAGCGAGCTGGCCGGACTGATCGCCGGCAACCTCGCCGTCGGGCTGAGCTACGGCTGGTGGGTGGACAAGCACAACCGGCACCACGCCAACCCGAACCACACCGACGAGGACCCGGACGTCGGCGCGGGCGCGCTGGTCTGGACGTACGAGCAGGCGGCGGCGACCCGGGGGGTGGGCCGGTGGCTGGCCCGGCGGCAGGCGTGGTTGTTCTTCCCGCTGCTCCTGCTCGAAGGGCTCGCGCTGCACGTGGCGAGCGTGCGCGCGCTGACGGGCCGGGAGAACGGCCGGTGGACCACCCCGGTACGGCACCGCGCGGTCGAGGCGCTGCTGCTCCTCGCGCACGCCGTCGGCTACCTCGGCCTGCTGTTCGCGGTGATGTCGCCGGGCAAGGCGCTGCTCTTCGTCGCCGTTCACCAGGGGCTCTGGGGCCTCTACATGGGGTGCGCGTTCGCTCCGAACCACAAGGGCATGCCGATGCCGACCGCCGAGGACGACCTGGACTTTCTGCGTAAGCAGGTGCTCACCTCGCGGAACGTGCGGGGCGGCCGGTTCGTGGACGTGGCGCTGGGCGCGCTGAACTACCAGATCGAGCACCACCTCTTCCCGAACATGCCCCGGGCCAACCTGCGCCGGGCCCGGCCGATCGTCCGGGCGTACTGCGCCGAGCAGGGCATCCCGTACGCGGAGACCGGGCTGGTCGAGTCGTACCGCCAGGCGCTGGCCCACCTGCACGAGGTCGGCCGCCCGCTGCGGGCCGGGTGA